In Bythopirellula goksoeyrii, a single window of DNA contains:
- a CDS encoding RidA family protein, translating into MSADTRLEAMKLELPPAPKAMGLYRPIIQVDKLLYLSGHGPLMPDGKLTCGVVGQDLDLAAAQQAARQTGLAVLASLQAHCGRLDRIKRLVKTFGLVRCTPEFVDQPAVINGFSELMRDVFGEQAGIAARSAVGAASLPAGMAVEIEAIFELVDD; encoded by the coding sequence GTGAGTGCAGATACCCGCCTGGAAGCCATGAAACTTGAACTTCCTCCTGCCCCCAAAGCGATGGGGCTCTATCGACCCATAATCCAAGTCGACAAACTTCTCTATCTCTCTGGTCACGGACCACTCATGCCAGATGGCAAACTGACCTGTGGTGTCGTAGGCCAAGACTTGGATCTTGCCGCAGCGCAACAGGCAGCGCGTCAGACAGGTTTGGCTGTGTTGGCAAGTCTTCAGGCACATTGCGGTAGGCTTGACCGCATAAAGCGCCTCGTCAAGACATTTGGTCTCGTGCGTTGCACACCCGAGTTTGTTGATCAGCCTGCTGTGATCAATGGGTTTAGTGAGTTGATGCGAGACGTCTTCGGAGAGCAAGCGGGGATCGCGGCCCGAAGTGCCGTGGGAGCCGCCTCGCTTCCTGCTGGAATGGCTGTGGAAATCGAAGCCATTTTTGAACTTGTCGACGATTGA
- a CDS encoding GlsB/YeaQ/YmgE family stress response membrane protein, translating into MENFDPAQGIVLHDSLQQLVNDVLVWVGFGTVVGLLAKGIMPGRDPGGAVATILMGIGGTVMGCGICSYFNHGHRIIPISPLGMFVGILGTLVILFFYKMLGGYYFVEGEYVTQSHRRRRRGGSRRRRYDTVAYED; encoded by the coding sequence ATGGAAAACTTTGATCCTGCGCAGGGAATCGTGCTCCACGATTCACTGCAACAATTGGTGAATGATGTTTTGGTATGGGTCGGCTTTGGGACCGTGGTGGGCCTACTTGCCAAGGGGATCATGCCTGGCCGTGACCCAGGTGGGGCCGTCGCCACGATCTTGATGGGCATCGGCGGCACCGTCATGGGCTGCGGCATTTGCAGCTACTTCAACCATGGACACCGAATCATCCCCATCAGTCCCCTGGGAATGTTCGTAGGCATCCTCGGAACCCTGGTAATTCTATTCTTCTACAAGATGCTGGGTGGCTATTACTTCGTCGAAGGGGAATACGTCACCCAGTCGCATCGTCGTCGTCGACGGGGCGGTTCCCGCCGCCGCCGTTATGACACAGTTGCATACGAAGATTGA
- a CDS encoding TadE/TadG family type IV pilus assembly protein, with the protein MNISIRNQSSVFRRGTLRQNSKGSRKGLATVEFALIAPLFFMLILGSIEMGRGLMVQQVLTNASRVGVRDAVMLSGTTASATTAATDFAEGATVGGVTVVVTPDPSTASSGDMISLTVSVPFANVTWVPAPWFMGSTTLSATSVMRKEGFE; encoded by the coding sequence ATGAATATAAGTATTCGGAATCAGTCAAGCGTATTTCGCAGGGGCACTCTGCGTCAGAACTCGAAAGGGTCACGAAAAGGTCTTGCCACGGTGGAGTTTGCCCTCATCGCTCCCCTATTCTTCATGCTGATACTAGGTAGTATCGAGATGGGACGGGGACTCATGGTCCAGCAGGTTCTTACCAATGCTTCGCGCGTGGGAGTCCGCGATGCAGTGATGCTCTCGGGAACCACAGCCTCAGCTACGACCGCGGCGACTGATTTTGCCGAGGGAGCCACAGTGGGAGGGGTTACCGTTGTAGTAACTCCTGACCCATCGACGGCTTCTTCGGGAGATATGATATCGCTTACCGTGTCGGTTCCGTTCGCCAACGTCACCTGGGTGCCTGCCCCTTGGTTCATGGGAAGTACCACACTTAGCGCGACTTCGGTCATGCGTAAAGAAGGCTTTGAATAG
- a CDS encoding TadE/TadG family type IV pilus assembly protein: MRYFKSFQRKQLQETRRGAVTILAALLSVVVLGMVAFSVDVGYVLSVKEELQRTADATALATVWDYGKNMVDKVDYQTSECVARNTAQTYATCNKIANGGPLLDQNAGNSAGGDLVFGFVDDFYNPQMTTGNASPAKPYNAVRVLVRRDSTLNGEAPMFFGRIFGLSGTALHAEATAAIIRDVKGFSTPHSGENIDLLPYALDLETWNSWMAGSGDDNWGWDKEAKCIYEGSDGWLEVNLFPQGTGSPGNRGTVDIGSSNNSTNDIARQILCGISAADMAYMGGSIAFNDEGKLYLNGDTGISAGVKDELAAIRGQPRCIPIFSEVNGPGNNAVFTIVKWMGIRIMDVKLTGPMSKKHVTIQAAPMVGPGTIPSTISGTSSYVYSPAVLIK; encoded by the coding sequence ATGCGATATTTCAAGTCATTTCAACGAAAACAACTGCAAGAAACCCGGCGCGGAGCGGTCACGATTCTTGCCGCACTCTTGTCAGTGGTTGTACTCGGCATGGTCGCCTTCTCTGTCGACGTTGGCTATGTGCTTTCAGTCAAGGAAGAACTACAGAGAACTGCGGATGCTACGGCGCTAGCAACAGTTTGGGACTACGGCAAAAACATGGTCGATAAAGTCGACTATCAAACCAGCGAGTGCGTCGCACGAAATACTGCACAAACCTATGCCACCTGCAACAAGATTGCTAATGGCGGTCCCTTGCTCGACCAGAACGCAGGTAACTCTGCAGGAGGAGATCTGGTATTCGGATTCGTGGACGATTTTTACAACCCACAAATGACTACTGGGAATGCTTCACCTGCCAAACCATATAACGCGGTGCGAGTGCTAGTACGCCGAGATAGCACTCTCAATGGGGAAGCCCCAATGTTCTTTGGACGAATCTTTGGCCTCTCGGGAACTGCACTCCATGCCGAAGCTACGGCAGCGATTATTCGAGATGTGAAGGGATTCTCTACTCCTCACAGCGGCGAGAATATCGATCTGCTCCCTTATGCCTTAGATCTGGAAACCTGGAACAGTTGGATGGCTGGGAGTGGAGACGACAACTGGGGCTGGGACAAAGAGGCCAAATGCATCTACGAAGGAAGTGATGGTTGGCTCGAAGTAAATCTATTTCCCCAGGGAACCGGCTCGCCAGGCAACCGAGGCACGGTCGACATCGGGAGTAGCAACAACAGCACCAACGACATTGCTCGACAAATCCTCTGTGGCATAAGTGCTGCCGACATGGCTTATATGGGAGGTTCCATTGCCTTTAATGATGAGGGCAAACTCTATCTGAACGGGGATACCGGCATTAGTGCGGGAGTTAAGGATGAACTCGCAGCAATAAGAGGTCAGCCGCGTTGCATACCGATCTTCAGCGAAGTCAACGGTCCAGGTAACAATGCCGTATTCACGATAGTCAAATGGATGGGTATTCGCATTATGGACGTAAAACTTACCGGCCCCATGTCGAAGAAACATGTCACGATCCAGGCGGCACCAATGGTCGGACCAGGCACGATTCCTTCAACGATATCAGGAACAAGTTCTTATGTTTATTCGCCGGCTGTTTTGATCAAGTAA
- a CDS encoding aldehyde dehydrogenase (NADP(+)), which yields MTGLHLIGGTWCADCPEQFSAKDAATGEPLSTPFAEANEKDVDQAMRLAEESFDALQAAPREQIAVLLDTIAAGIESADESLLERTHSETGLPMQRLQMERARTVGQTRRFAQLVREGSWVQARIDRGNPGRQPMPKPDVRAMLTGIGPVAVFGASNFPLAISVAGTDTISAFAARCPVVVKGHPGHPGTCEWITELIAKSISQVGLPMGMFSMLQGAGHEVGMALVRHPLTQAVAFTGSLRGGRALFNEAANRPNPIPVYAEMGSINPVFVLPDALKSRSPQIARDYVQSVTLGTGQFCTNPGLLFVPTGPEGDQFVEQVGSEAASVPPAPMLHEGILERYQAGVTRMAAMEGVKRIGPAPTNDTRQAQCVIFEANAALFEQHQTLSEEVFGPASLVLRCEGVEQMVEIARHLQGQLTASIHGEPNELAAHTNLIHQLQRHVGRLVFNGFPTGIEVCAAMHHGGPYPATTHCGFTSIGDAAILRFTRPICYQNLPDNALPVELQNHNASGIWRLVDGEFSREDVK from the coding sequence TTGACTGGCCTTCATTTAATTGGCGGCACATGGTGCGCCGACTGTCCGGAACAGTTTTCAGCCAAGGATGCCGCGACTGGCGAACCATTATCTACGCCCTTTGCAGAAGCAAACGAGAAGGATGTTGACCAAGCAATGCGGCTCGCTGAGGAATCGTTTGATGCGTTGCAGGCCGCTCCGCGGGAACAAATTGCTGTCCTGCTAGATACGATTGCCGCTGGTATTGAGTCCGCTGATGAGTCCCTGTTGGAACGTACTCATTCCGAAACGGGACTGCCAATGCAGAGGTTGCAGATGGAGCGTGCCCGCACGGTAGGGCAGACGCGTCGGTTCGCTCAATTAGTCAGAGAAGGTTCCTGGGTACAGGCGCGGATCGATCGGGGCAACCCCGGCCGTCAACCAATGCCCAAGCCGGACGTACGGGCCATGCTGACTGGGATAGGACCAGTCGCAGTATTCGGAGCGAGCAATTTTCCGTTGGCGATCTCCGTTGCAGGTACGGACACAATCTCCGCCTTTGCAGCTCGTTGCCCGGTAGTAGTCAAAGGACATCCAGGGCATCCAGGGACTTGTGAATGGATTACCGAGTTGATCGCCAAGTCGATTTCCCAAGTCGGATTGCCGATGGGTATGTTCTCGATGCTCCAAGGCGCGGGCCATGAAGTTGGCATGGCCCTGGTACGCCATCCACTCACCCAGGCTGTCGCATTTACCGGTTCGCTACGAGGGGGGCGTGCCCTGTTTAACGAAGCTGCCAACCGTCCTAATCCGATTCCGGTCTATGCAGAAATGGGGAGTATCAACCCAGTATTTGTCTTGCCAGACGCTCTTAAATCGCGATCGCCTCAAATCGCCCGAGACTACGTCCAGTCGGTTACGCTCGGAACAGGACAGTTTTGTACGAATCCGGGTCTGCTATTTGTGCCAACGGGACCAGAGGGCGATCAATTTGTCGAACAGGTAGGTAGTGAAGCAGCATCTGTCCCTCCGGCCCCTATGCTCCATGAGGGCATCTTGGAAAGATATCAAGCCGGTGTGACACGAATGGCGGCTATGGAAGGCGTCAAACGAATTGGGCCGGCACCCACGAACGACACTCGCCAGGCCCAATGCGTTATCTTTGAAGCTAACGCTGCTCTCTTCGAGCAACATCAAACCCTTTCCGAGGAAGTCTTCGGCCCCGCTTCTCTGGTGTTGCGGTGCGAAGGGGTCGAGCAGATGGTGGAGATCGCGCGTCATCTTCAAGGTCAGCTGACAGCATCAATCCATGGAGAACCAAATGAACTTGCAGCTCATACCAACTTGATTCATCAACTTCAACGACATGTCGGGCGCCTAGTATTTAATGGATTCCCCACTGGCATTGAAGTGTGCGCTGCAATGCACCATGGTGGTCCTTACCCGGCAACCACCCACTGCGGTTTCACGTCCATCGGCGATGCAGCAATCCTACGATTCACGCGACCGATCTGCTATCAGAATTTGCCCGACAATGCCTTGCCTGTTGAGTTGCAGAATCACAATGCCTCTGGTATCTGGCGGCTTGTCGATGGCGAGTTTTCACGAGAAGACGTGAAATAG
- a CDS encoding fumarylacetoacetate hydrolase family protein, whose translation MPIVDHKELDHNMCGWSVYDRITLIYNVPKLSSCHFSCGSLFGVDTMLLYRTDKGAVTIQDGQAYATEGEWDDLVNDDVLADRLASVVENSVPNPALLNAIHSPLPPLVSQEIWAAGVTYFRSRTARMEESEVAGGGDFYDRVYAAKRPELFLKATPHRTVGTGQAMHLRKDSKWIVPEPELTLAVSSKGKIIGYTIGNDLSCRDLEGENPLYLPQAKTFDRCASVGPALLITRDPLPKETTISLTIRREGAKVFEESTTLANLKRSPEELVEFLFRDNSHPKGCLLMTGTGIVPPDDFSLRPGDMVEIHIEGIGRLVNTME comes from the coding sequence GTGCCCATCGTAGACCACAAAGAATTAGATCACAATATGTGCGGCTGGAGCGTTTACGATCGAATCACGCTCATTTATAATGTGCCGAAATTATCTTCTTGCCATTTCTCCTGTGGATCACTCTTTGGAGTCGATACGATGCTGCTTTACAGAACCGACAAGGGAGCGGTCACGATTCAGGATGGCCAGGCCTATGCAACCGAAGGTGAATGGGATGATTTGGTAAATGACGATGTACTGGCAGATCGCTTGGCTTCGGTCGTGGAAAACTCAGTACCGAATCCTGCACTGCTCAATGCAATTCACTCGCCACTTCCACCGCTGGTGAGCCAAGAAATTTGGGCTGCAGGAGTGACTTATTTCCGCAGCCGCACCGCCCGCATGGAAGAGTCCGAGGTTGCCGGCGGGGGTGACTTCTATGACAGGGTATATGCTGCGAAGCGACCAGAGCTGTTTCTCAAGGCCACGCCTCACCGGACGGTGGGCACTGGTCAGGCAATGCATCTGAGGAAGGACTCGAAGTGGATCGTCCCTGAACCAGAACTGACGTTGGCCGTTTCCAGCAAGGGCAAGATCATAGGTTATACGATCGGCAATGACTTGAGTTGTCGCGATTTGGAAGGAGAGAACCCCCTCTATCTTCCCCAGGCTAAGACATTCGACCGCTGCGCGTCCGTTGGACCGGCGCTACTCATCACGCGTGATCCCTTACCGAAAGAAACGACGATTTCCCTGACTATTCGTCGTGAGGGGGCTAAGGTGTTTGAAGAAAGTACGACGCTTGCCAACCTCAAGCGAAGCCCCGAAGAACTCGTTGAATTCCTGTTCCGGGACAACAGCCACCCGAAGGGATGCTTGTTGATGACAGGAACGGGCATCGTACCTCCCGATGATTTTAGTCTTCGCCCTGGCGACATGGTCGAGATTCACATCGAAGGAATTGGCCGCCTAGTGAACACAATGGAGTAG
- a CDS encoding GntP family permease, with protein sequence MATWYPLFVLAVGLLVVIGGIVALRINAFMSLITAAITVSLMSPGDWDEKISRVAEAFGATAAGVGIVIALAAIIGKAMMDSGAADRIVRSSLALFGERQAATALMASSFTLAIPVFFDTVFYLLVPLARSMYRLTGKHYVKYLVAVASCASAHALVPPTPGPVLVASELGVDLGVMILVGFAVAMPAAIASLMFGVWIDRRVDVAPPPIGPEEEAPPEITLGELPGLLISMLPVLLPVLLIATRTIMDTFAPADALEDFRDLMSVLGNPNMALLLSAGISVITYWYYRRPSRAQRAESLEAALMSGGVIILITAAGGAFGAMLKAAQLAPAIQSLFGDSAATGYGLLFLAFSVAALIKFAQGSSTAAMIVTAGMFAALLDSASLGYHRVYVATAIGSGSLVGSWMNDSGFWIFAKMGGLSELDTLRTWTPLLALLGCVSMAMTVLLATLLPLV encoded by the coding sequence TTGGCTACCTGGTATCCACTATTCGTGTTGGCTGTTGGCTTATTGGTGGTCATCGGTGGAATCGTTGCGTTGCGAATCAATGCATTCATGTCGCTGATTACCGCGGCGATTACTGTGAGCTTGATGTCACCGGGTGATTGGGACGAGAAGATTTCTCGCGTCGCGGAGGCTTTCGGTGCAACTGCCGCAGGGGTGGGCATTGTGATTGCGTTGGCGGCCATTATTGGCAAAGCAATGATGGATAGTGGGGCGGCCGATCGGATCGTACGATCTTCGCTGGCATTGTTTGGCGAACGGCAAGCTGCAACCGCCCTCATGGCAAGCTCGTTTACGCTGGCGATCCCCGTATTCTTTGATACGGTCTTTTATCTACTCGTGCCACTTGCAAGATCTATGTATCGGCTTACTGGCAAGCACTATGTCAAATACTTGGTTGCTGTTGCTTCCTGTGCCTCGGCTCACGCCTTAGTGCCACCCACACCCGGGCCCGTGTTAGTCGCTTCGGAATTGGGTGTCGACTTGGGAGTGATGATTCTTGTCGGCTTCGCTGTAGCGATGCCAGCAGCGATTGCGAGCCTGATGTTCGGGGTGTGGATCGATCGCAGGGTGGACGTTGCTCCCCCTCCAATCGGCCCGGAAGAGGAGGCTCCACCTGAAATCACTCTCGGCGAATTGCCAGGTCTTCTAATCTCAATGCTGCCCGTCCTCTTGCCGGTCCTTCTTATCGCTACCAGAACGATTATGGACACTTTTGCGCCAGCTGATGCGCTGGAAGACTTCCGCGACTTGATGTCGGTGCTCGGCAATCCAAACATGGCACTCTTGCTGTCGGCTGGAATTTCCGTGATCACCTACTGGTATTATCGCCGCCCATCTCGGGCTCAACGAGCCGAATCCTTGGAAGCTGCTTTGATGAGTGGTGGTGTGATCATCCTAATTACTGCCGCCGGAGGGGCCTTCGGCGCCATGCTGAAGGCTGCCCAGCTCGCACCCGCGATCCAATCGCTGTTCGGTGATTCGGCAGCTACCGGATATGGCCTCTTGTTTTTGGCGTTCAGTGTCGCGGCACTTATCAAGTTCGCCCAAGGGTCCAGCACAGCAGCGATGATCGTGACAGCAGGCATGTTCGCAGCACTGTTGGATTCAGCTTCACTCGGATATCACCGTGTTTACGTTGCCACAGCAATTGGGAGCGGCTCGTTGGTTGGCTCGTGGATGAACGACAGCGGATTTTGGATCTTTGCCAAGATGGGTGGACTCAGCGAACTGGATACACTGAGAACCTGGACGCCGCTACTGGCCTTGCTTGGCTGTGTCAGCATGGCGATGACCGTGTTGCTTGCCACTCTGCTGCCGCTGGTCTAA
- a CDS encoding YjhG/YagF family D-xylonate dehydratase produces MAADNPFETDDPSIYDVQTTAAGPSGTLPFTESMLLDRPSGDLFGWSQDAGMGWDPALLGRDEFLVLSTMGGLRSPDGKPIALGYHTGHWEVGLLVEAAAREIKHLDGVPFAAFCSDPCDGRTQGTSGMFDSLPYRNDAAIVLRRLIRSLPTRKGLIGVATCDKGHPAMMMALAGCGDLPSVLVPGGVTLPPTQGEDAAKIQSIGARFSHGMLTLREAAELGCRACATPGGGCQFLGTAATSQVVGEAIGLSVPHSALAPSGQPIWLDLARRSAQAVVQQSKHGVRLRDILTDSAIHNAMVVHAAFGGSTNLLLHVPAVAHAAGLRRPSVADWIEVNRQTPRLVSALPNGPIDHPTVRVFLAGGVPEVMLHLRELGLLKLDVLTAGGISLAESLDAWASSERRAKLRQHLRDRDGVDPDEVIFPPAAAVSRKIPRTLVFPIGNIAPEGSVVKATSIDPSLIVEGHYLHTGPARVFTSETAAIAAIKGKGERSIKAGDVLVLAGCGPSGTGMEETYQLTAALKYLEWGKHVPIITDARFSGVSTGACLGHVGPEALADGPIGKLLDDDLIEIAIDLDNGTGSVNLIGHRDQVHDASWGLLQLASRQQRDDLGAAEGLPTDTRLWSALQRLSGGTWGGCVYDSEAILAKLATIP; encoded by the coding sequence ATGGCGGCCGACAACCCGTTCGAAACGGACGACCCGTCGATCTACGATGTACAAACGACTGCCGCTGGACCAAGTGGCACGTTGCCCTTTACCGAATCGATGCTCCTGGATCGACCAAGTGGCGACTTGTTCGGTTGGAGTCAAGACGCCGGGATGGGCTGGGATCCTGCTCTGTTGGGAAGAGACGAATTCCTGGTACTCAGCACCATGGGGGGGCTACGCAGCCCCGACGGCAAGCCCATCGCTTTGGGCTATCACACAGGCCATTGGGAAGTTGGCCTGCTGGTTGAAGCTGCGGCGCGTGAAATCAAACATCTCGACGGAGTTCCCTTTGCCGCATTCTGCTCTGATCCTTGTGATGGTCGGACCCAGGGTACTAGTGGCATGTTTGATAGCTTGCCCTATCGAAACGATGCCGCGATTGTTCTTCGGCGGCTGATTCGCTCGCTGCCAACTCGAAAAGGACTCATCGGAGTGGCGACCTGTGATAAAGGTCATCCAGCGATGATGATGGCCTTGGCCGGTTGCGGAGATCTGCCGTCGGTGCTCGTGCCCGGTGGTGTGACTTTGCCTCCCACCCAGGGCGAAGATGCGGCGAAGATCCAAAGCATCGGAGCAAGATTCTCACATGGAATGCTCACGCTCAGAGAAGCGGCAGAGCTTGGTTGCCGTGCTTGTGCGACTCCTGGAGGAGGTTGTCAGTTTCTCGGTACAGCGGCCACATCCCAAGTGGTAGGTGAAGCGATTGGCCTCTCAGTGCCTCATTCAGCTCTAGCGCCATCGGGTCAGCCAATCTGGCTCGACCTCGCTCGTCGCTCGGCTCAGGCGGTCGTTCAGCAATCAAAGCACGGCGTTCGCCTACGCGACATTCTTACCGACTCCGCAATCCACAACGCCATGGTGGTGCATGCTGCCTTTGGCGGGTCAACGAACCTTCTGTTGCATGTGCCGGCAGTGGCCCATGCGGCGGGTCTTCGGCGCCCCAGCGTTGCTGATTGGATTGAGGTAAACCGCCAAACTCCACGACTGGTGAGTGCGCTTCCCAATGGTCCCATCGATCACCCAACGGTTCGCGTATTCCTAGCCGGCGGTGTGCCAGAGGTCATGCTCCACCTACGAGAGTTGGGTTTGTTGAAACTCGACGTCCTGACCGCAGGCGGCATTTCCCTCGCCGAATCGCTTGACGCCTGGGCTTCCAGTGAGCGCCGAGCGAAACTGCGACAGCACTTGCGAGACCGCGATGGGGTTGATCCAGACGAGGTCATCTTCCCGCCCGCCGCTGCCGTGAGCCGCAAGATTCCGCGAACCCTTGTCTTCCCAATAGGAAACATTGCCCCAGAGGGCTCCGTGGTGAAGGCTACTTCGATTGACCCTTCCCTGATCGTGGAAGGTCACTATTTGCACACCGGACCGGCTCGTGTGTTTACGTCGGAAACTGCTGCGATTGCTGCGATCAAGGGAAAAGGTGAAAGGTCGATCAAGGCGGGCGACGTGCTCGTCTTGGCTGGGTGCGGTCCTTCAGGGACCGGCATGGAAGAGACCTATCAATTGACCGCCGCGCTGAAGTATCTGGAATGGGGCAAACATGTCCCGATTATCACAGATGCCCGGTTTTCGGGAGTTTCAACCGGTGCTTGCTTGGGGCACGTTGGTCCGGAAGCACTAGCCGATGGTCCGATCGGCAAGTTGCTCGACGACGATCTGATCGAGATCGCTATCGATCTAGATAATGGTACAGGGTCCGTCAATCTGATTGGCCACCGCGATCAGGTACACGACGCCTCTTGGGGACTATTGCAACTCGCTAGCCGCCAACAGCGCGACGACTTGGGAGCAGCAGAAGGACTGCCAACAGACACAAGACTATGGTCAGCCCTACAACGTCTTAGTGGCGGTACCTGGGGTGGATGCGTCTATGACTCAGAAGCGATTCTTGCCAAGCTCGCAACGATTCCATAG